The window ACCTGCCGGAAGCCGCGCGGGCCTACATTCAGCGGTTGGAACATGAGCTGACGGTTCCGGTGACCATCGTCTCCGTGGGACCGGATCGACGTCAGACCATCGAACGCCGCGTCTAGCGGGGGCCGATCATGGCCAAGACGGCCTCCCAGACCCGGACAAAGGGCCCAGCCAAAAAGCAGACCCAGGACAAGGCCCAGGACAAGGCCCAGGACTGGGCCCCACGGGTTGTCCCGGATTTGTTCCGGATTCCGGGCCAGGAACGGGTGGTATCTATCCTGGCCCGCTTGCTTTCCCGGCCACCACGAGTGCTTCTTTTGGAAGGCGGAACCGCCGAAGAGCGTGAAAAGCTCGGGCTGTACTGGACGGCTCTGCTTAATTGTTTGGCGCTCCCGCCGTCCTCCTCCCTCCCTCCCTCTCATTGCGATCCTTCGTTAGCTTTGCCCGGCGGGCCGGGGCCTTGTGAGCAGTGCCCCGCGTGCAGCCGGATTCGGGACGGCGTGTTTCTTGATCTGGTCTATCTGGACGGCAGGGAAGGGCGGATCGGCATCGATACGGTCCGGGAACTGCGCGGCCTGCTGGGCCAAGCGCCCCGGGACGCGAAGCGCCGGGTGGTGGTCCTGGGTGAGGCCCAGGAGCTGACCGAAGAGGCGGGCAACGCTCTGCTCAAGTCCATGGAAGATACTGAAACTCGCAACGCCTACGTCCTGCTGGCTCCTCAGCGGGAGCGCCTGTTGCGCACCCTGGTCTCCAGAAGCTGGGTGGCGACCCTTTCCTGGGATCTGGACGGGGTTCAGGATCGGGAAGGGGGGCCGGATCCGGAATGGGTCGAGGCCCTGGCTGGATTTCTGAAGACCGGCCGGGAATGGTTCGGCCGGACCATGGTCAAAGGTCAGGTGGATCGACCGCTGGCCTTTCATGTGATCCACGCTTGTCGCCGGGGGCTGATCCGGGCCTGCCAAGGCCGCCCGGATTCTTCCCTGGCCCAGGTCTTCCACGAACGAGGGAATCCCGCGGCCTGGCGGACCGTTGATCTGCGTTTGGACGAGGCTGAGCAGGCCCTGCGAACCCAGGTCGCCCCGACTTTGGTTCTGGACTGGTTGGCCGTGGGGCTGCGCGGAGCCTTGCGAGCACAACGCGGCTGAGCACGACTGGGTGATCTTTCCTGGTTTCGGGGAGAGGCTCCTGATGTGGCAAAAGCTGGTTGCGGGGTTGACATTGAAACTGCTTATCAGTAGTTACCCATCATCCAGCGTCACTGACTGAGCCCCATTGAAATTTTGTGGGCCGTGGCTTGGAATCTTCGCGAGCGTCCTCAACAAGCAAGGAGAATGAAGCCATGTTGCATCGTTTCCGGAAACAAAATGCCATGCCGGTCCAAGAGTGCCCTTCCTGTGCGCATCCCGCGCAGGGTGGCAATGGTGAGGACCAGACGCTGACCAAAGTAGCCAACGGATGTCGGTGCCGCATCCGACGGCACAGGGCTCACGGGGCCATCCGGCAGCGCCTGTTGGACCTGGGTTTTGTTCCCAATGCCGAGATTGAAATGATCCGTTGCGCCACGTTGGGTGACCCGCTGGAACTGCGGGTTGGTGACTACTACGTTACCCTGCGTAAGCGGGAGGCGGATTTGATCGACGTGCGGGCCGCCTAGTCGAGCATGGTCTCCCCGCATGAAAAAACGTGGCGAGTAATGCGGTTTTGAGTTGATCTTG is drawn from Desulfonatronum thiodismutans and contains these coding sequences:
- a CDS encoding FeoA family protein, producing MLHRFRKQNAMPVQECPSCAHPAQGGNGEDQTLTKVANGCRCRIRRHRAHGAIRQRLLDLGFVPNAEIEMIRCATLGDPLELRVGDYYVTLRKREADLIDVRAA